In a single window of the Streptacidiphilus sp. P02-A3a genome:
- a CDS encoding non-ribosomal peptide synthetase encodes MTAPTGQPTTGHRPFPEADAAGTLVHRFLDRAAAHADREAVVTPATRWTYRETAELSARIASALAGAGLRPGHRVGLLFAHGAEMVAALLGTLRAGLCYVPLDAAYPLDRLAFMAADAGVAAVVTDAANTGQARRLAPDRPVLAYQDLLLAEPAAGTAAVPDGEAYVLYTSGSTGRPKPVAQTHRNVLHHTRAWTDGLGIGPLDRVALQSAYSWDSAVQDTFSALLNGAALYPVDLKALGIAGLLDWMAAERLSVYHSTLPVYRALVRAMDARGTGLPAVRMLALGGDPLHRADLDSYRRAFAGHCRVAGAYGSTECSCVLLRVADRDYRPPTGVLPLGFPVPETTVLLEGPDGQPVDGPGEGELVVHSRYLAPGTGPVPGVHRTGDLARRLEDGTLLLVGRRDFQVKVSGIRVEPGEVESVLKGLPQVDEAVVMPFTDRRGERQLAAHLVPAPGAGPRPGALRAALRRVLPDHAVPTAFVLLDALPLTVNHKIDRAALPDPLTAAVTDAPATAGNPLERAVAEAWREVLGRSAVGLDENFFDLGGTSLRMAALHERLTRSVAPRLLMVDLYRAPTVRALARLVAPTAAAEAPDGGAARGARRLAARARSRTRTPSTSPLPVSGGEPNPAPGGTRD; translated from the coding sequence GTGACCGCACCGACGGGGCAGCCGACCACCGGTCACCGCCCCTTCCCCGAGGCCGACGCGGCGGGCACGCTGGTGCACCGCTTCCTCGACCGGGCCGCCGCGCACGCCGACCGGGAGGCCGTGGTCACCCCCGCCACCCGGTGGACCTACCGGGAGACGGCCGAGCTGTCGGCGCGGATCGCGTCCGCGCTGGCCGGAGCCGGGCTGCGGCCCGGGCACCGGGTGGGCCTGCTCTTCGCGCACGGCGCGGAGATGGTCGCGGCGCTGCTCGGGACGCTCCGCGCCGGGCTCTGCTACGTCCCGCTGGACGCCGCCTACCCGCTGGACCGGCTCGCGTTCATGGCCGCCGACGCCGGGGTCGCCGCCGTCGTCACCGACGCCGCGAACACCGGCCAGGCCCGGCGGTTGGCGCCGGACCGGCCGGTGCTGGCCTACCAGGACCTGCTCCTGGCCGAGCCCGCCGCGGGCACCGCCGCCGTGCCCGACGGCGAGGCGTACGTGCTGTACACCTCCGGCTCCACCGGGCGGCCCAAGCCGGTCGCGCAGACCCACCGCAACGTGCTGCACCACACCCGCGCCTGGACCGACGGCCTCGGCATCGGGCCACTGGACCGGGTCGCCCTGCAGTCCGCCTACAGCTGGGACTCGGCCGTCCAGGACACCTTCTCCGCGCTGCTGAACGGCGCGGCGCTGTACCCGGTCGACCTCAAGGCGCTCGGCATCGCCGGGCTGCTCGACTGGATGGCCGCCGAGCGGCTGAGCGTCTACCACTCCACGCTGCCGGTGTACCGGGCGCTGGTCCGGGCCATGGACGCGCGCGGCACCGGGCTCCCGGCCGTGCGCATGCTCGCCCTGGGCGGCGACCCGCTGCACCGCGCCGACCTCGACAGCTACCGGCGGGCCTTCGCCGGGCACTGCCGGGTCGCCGGGGCCTACGGCTCCACCGAGTGCTCCTGCGTGCTGCTCCGGGTCGCCGACCGGGACTACCGGCCGCCGACCGGGGTGCTGCCGCTCGGCTTCCCGGTGCCGGAGACCACGGTGCTGCTGGAGGGCCCGGACGGGCAGCCGGTCGACGGGCCCGGCGAGGGCGAACTCGTCGTCCACAGCCGCTACCTCGCCCCCGGCACCGGCCCGGTCCCGGGCGTGCACCGCACCGGCGACCTGGCCCGGCGGCTGGAGGACGGGACGCTGCTGCTGGTCGGCCGCCGCGACTTCCAGGTCAAGGTCTCCGGGATCCGGGTGGAGCCGGGCGAGGTGGAGAGCGTGCTCAAGGGCCTGCCGCAGGTGGACGAGGCGGTGGTGATGCCGTTCACCGACCGGCGGGGCGAACGGCAGCTGGCCGCCCACCTGGTCCCGGCGCCGGGGGCCGGGCCCCGGCCCGGCGCGCTGCGCGCGGCGCTGCGCCGGGTGCTGCCGGACCACGCGGTACCGACCGCGTTCGTGCTCCTGGACGCGCTGCCGCTCACCGTCAACCACAAGATCGACCGCGCGGCGCTGCCCGACCCGCTGACGGCGGCCGTCACCGACGCGCCCGCGACCGCGGGCAACCCGCTGGAGCGCGCCGTCGCCGAGGCCTGGCGCGAGGTCCTGGGCCGGTCCGCGGTCGGCCTGGACGAGAACTTCTTCGACCTGGGCGGCACCTCGCTGCGGATGGCCGCGCTGCACGAACGGCTCACCCGCTCGGTCGCCCCCCGGCTGCTGATGGTCGACCTGTACCGGGCGCCGACCGTCCGCGCGCTGGCCCGGCTGGTCGCGCCGACCGCCGCCGCCGAGGCCCCGGACGGCGGCGCCGCGCGCGGCGCCCGGCGGCTGGCCGCGCGCGCCCGTAGCCGTACCCGCACCCCTTCCACGTCCCCGCTGCCGGTCTCCGGCGGAGAACCGAACCCCGCCCCAGGAGGCACCCGTGACTGA
- a CDS encoding carbamoyltransferase C-terminal domain-containing protein, whose protein sequence is MIILGLHYGHDAAAAVVRDGEVAAYVLRERHTRVKHAATLDLATVRRALAVAGITAAELDAVAVCSTQGVELIVDDPAALAVEYTAEDPFGRPCTVLEEEGAEAALRRGGGGFLDLLYDPALSATWLGRSYAKLFPEHAGTARADLRATPWVDDFASTADWAEGRGLAALAAAPADVQDRLRYGFHLPVRVTLDGSTVPGYALHHHLAHAASGYYQSGFDQAAVLTHDGYAEGEGCHSGMFYLGRGQALYPLTPHHLGLGGLYDRVGAALGLGLVGPAGKLMGLSAYGRPRFYSSRFLGNHTDLSGRLATDATSAWLRHCRREAERMGYDLAPYGDPARATAPINADIAASTQKLFEEVRIEAVRALHASLGAAGLTQDRLCLSGGTALNCPSNSQIAQEGPFPRVFVEPACDDSGIAIGAALAVLHSVLDRPLPPSAGPAGTLPSPYLGAAPTPEAVDRAVAAAGDRISAERLGPRRAAERAAEDLAADAVVAWFAGGSEAGPRALGHRSIMADPRRAENWPRVNRIKDREAWRPFAPAVLAEHAAEWFREVPLPSPYMLFNAKVRRGDIPAVTHVDGTARIQTVDESAGGYHAVISAFHRLTGVPVVMNTSLNGPGEPIVEQPEQALELFLKTGLDVLYLDGIRITRA, encoded by the coding sequence ATGATCATCCTTGGGCTCCACTACGGCCACGACGCCGCCGCGGCGGTGGTCCGCGACGGCGAGGTCGCCGCGTACGTGCTGCGCGAGCGGCACACCCGGGTCAAGCACGCGGCCACGCTGGACCTGGCCACCGTCCGCCGGGCGCTGGCGGTCGCCGGGATCACCGCGGCCGAGCTGGACGCGGTCGCGGTCTGCTCCACCCAGGGGGTCGAGCTGATCGTGGACGACCCGGCGGCGCTCGCGGTCGAGTACACCGCCGAGGACCCCTTCGGCCGCCCCTGCACGGTACTTGAGGAGGAGGGGGCCGAGGCGGCGCTGCGCCGCGGCGGCGGCGGGTTCCTGGACCTGCTCTACGACCCGGCGCTGTCCGCCACCTGGCTCGGCCGCTCCTACGCCAAGCTGTTCCCGGAGCACGCCGGTACGGCGCGGGCCGACCTGCGCGCCACGCCCTGGGTGGACGACTTCGCCTCGACCGCCGACTGGGCCGAGGGCCGCGGCCTGGCCGCGCTGGCCGCCGCGCCCGCCGACGTCCAGGACCGGCTCCGGTACGGCTTCCACCTGCCGGTGCGGGTGACCCTGGACGGCAGCACCGTCCCCGGCTACGCGCTGCACCACCACCTCGCCCACGCGGCCAGCGGCTACTACCAGTCCGGCTTCGACCAGGCGGCGGTGCTCACCCACGACGGCTACGCCGAGGGCGAGGGCTGCCACAGCGGGATGTTCTACCTCGGGCGCGGCCAGGCCCTGTACCCGCTGACGCCGCACCACCTGGGCCTGGGCGGGCTCTACGACCGGGTCGGCGCGGCGCTGGGGCTGGGCCTGGTCGGCCCGGCGGGCAAGCTGATGGGCCTGTCGGCCTACGGGCGGCCGCGGTTCTACTCCTCGCGCTTCCTCGGCAACCACACCGACCTCAGCGGACGCCTGGCCACCGACGCGACCAGCGCCTGGCTGCGGCACTGCCGCCGCGAGGCCGAGCGGATGGGCTACGACCTGGCCCCCTACGGTGACCCGGCGCGGGCCACCGCGCCGATCAACGCGGACATCGCGGCCAGCACCCAGAAGCTGTTCGAGGAGGTCCGGATCGAGGCGGTGCGCGCGCTGCACGCCTCGCTGGGCGCCGCCGGACTGACCCAGGACCGGCTCTGCCTGTCCGGCGGCACCGCGCTCAACTGCCCCTCCAACAGCCAGATCGCGCAGGAGGGCCCGTTCCCGCGGGTGTTCGTCGAGCCCGCCTGCGACGACAGCGGCATCGCCATCGGCGCGGCGCTGGCGGTGCTGCACTCGGTGCTGGACCGCCCGCTGCCGCCGTCCGCCGGTCCCGCCGGGACGCTGCCCTCGCCCTACCTGGGCGCGGCGCCGACACCGGAGGCGGTGGACCGCGCGGTGGCGGCGGCCGGGGACCGGATCTCGGCCGAGCGGCTCGGCCCGCGGCGGGCCGCCGAACGCGCGGCCGAGGACCTGGCCGCCGACGCCGTGGTCGCCTGGTTCGCGGGCGGCAGCGAGGCCGGTCCCCGGGCGCTCGGGCACCGCTCGATCATGGCCGACCCGCGCCGGGCCGAGAACTGGCCCCGGGTGAACCGGATCAAGGACCGGGAGGCCTGGCGTCCGTTCGCCCCCGCGGTGCTGGCCGAGCACGCCGCCGAGTGGTTCCGCGAGGTGCCGCTGCCCTCGCCGTACATGCTCTTCAACGCGAAGGTCCGGCGCGGCGACATCCCGGCGGTCACCCACGTCGACGGCACCGCCCGGATCCAGACGGTGGACGAGTCCGCCGGCGGCTACCACGCGGTGATCAGCGCCTTCCACCGGCTCACCGGCGTCCCGGTGGTGATGAACACCTCGCTGAACGGGCCCGGCGAACCGATCGTCGAGCAGCCCGAGCAGGCGCTGGAGCTCTTCCTGAAGACCGGGCTCGACGTGCTCTACCTGGACGGGATCCGGATCACCCGCGCCTGA
- a CDS encoding 3-phosphoshikimate 1-carboxyvinyltransferase, with protein MSETLEHQGPATLSADLLVTGGRTARPGGPTAVRVPGDKSVSHRALLAALLPGALDAAGRLTVRNANLGGAVRALLPALHALGLRVDADGDALLVRPDAPVPQPVHPHPALTGGPGGVPYLWTAGSSAAARLLVGVLAGTGTAAVVDGDEVLRHRPMDWLVEPLIEMGARIDYLGDPGRLPVLVHGPVHRPGTVRLTVGSAQARSAVLLAAAAARLPMTIRHPVSSRDHTERMLAAFGAGITESPGELRYDGGACTVPAELDVPADPSLAAYPVAAHLLWGDGGELSVPGVCLNPTRLGFFDVLRRAGADIGYRDRTVTGGGEPVGTVVARGGLDAVTAVRVERPAELHALIDEVPLLAVVAARLPGTSWIGCAEELRFKETDRLETTARMARAFGARIEVESDGLRITGGAPLRAASVPGFEDHRVAMAAATLATSLPGRTTVLGGACHRTSFPDFADVQRAIGARMAEDI; from the coding sequence GTGTCCGAGACCTTGGAGCACCAGGGACCGGCGACGCTGTCGGCGGACCTGCTGGTGACCGGCGGCCGAACCGCCCGCCCCGGCGGCCCGACGGCAGTCCGGGTTCCGGGCGACAAGTCGGTCAGCCACCGGGCGCTGCTGGCGGCGCTGCTGCCCGGAGCGCTCGACGCGGCCGGGCGGCTGACGGTGCGCAACGCGAACCTCGGCGGCGCGGTACGCGCGCTGCTGCCCGCGCTGCACGCCCTCGGCCTGCGGGTCGACGCCGACGGCGACGCGCTGCTGGTCCGCCCCGACGCCCCGGTGCCGCAGCCGGTCCACCCGCACCCGGCGCTGACCGGCGGCCCCGGCGGCGTGCCCTACCTGTGGACGGCGGGGTCCAGCGCCGCCGCCCGGCTGCTGGTCGGCGTCCTGGCCGGGACCGGCACCGCCGCCGTCGTCGACGGGGACGAGGTGCTGCGGCACCGGCCGATGGACTGGCTGGTGGAACCGCTGATCGAGATGGGCGCCCGGATCGACTACCTCGGCGACCCGGGACGGCTGCCGGTGCTGGTGCACGGACCGGTGCACCGGCCGGGCACGGTGCGGCTGACGGTGGGCAGCGCCCAGGCCCGCTCCGCGGTGCTGCTGGCCGCCGCCGCGGCCCGGCTGCCGATGACCATCCGGCACCCGGTCAGCTCCCGCGACCACACCGAGCGGATGCTCGCCGCCTTCGGCGCCGGGATCACCGAGTCCCCCGGGGAACTGCGCTACGACGGCGGCGCGTGCACGGTACCGGCGGAGCTGGACGTCCCGGCCGACCCCTCGCTCGCGGCCTACCCGGTCGCCGCGCACCTGCTCTGGGGCGACGGCGGCGAGCTGAGCGTCCCCGGGGTCTGCCTGAACCCGACCCGGCTCGGCTTCTTCGACGTGCTGCGCCGCGCCGGAGCCGACATCGGCTACCGGGACCGGACGGTCACCGGCGGCGGCGAGCCGGTCGGCACCGTCGTGGCCCGCGGCGGCCTGGACGCGGTGACCGCCGTCCGGGTCGAGCGTCCGGCCGAACTGCACGCGCTGATCGACGAGGTGCCGCTGCTGGCGGTGGTCGCCGCCCGGCTCCCGGGGACCTCCTGGATCGGCTGCGCCGAGGAACTGCGCTTCAAGGAGACCGACCGGCTGGAGACCACCGCCCGGATGGCGCGGGCCTTCGGCGCCCGGATCGAGGTGGAGTCCGACGGGCTGCGGATCACCGGCGGCGCGCCGCTGCGGGCGGCGAGCGTCCCCGGCTTCGAGGACCACCGGGTGGCCATGGCCGCCGCGACCCTGGCGACCAGCCTGCCGGGCCGCACCACCGTGCTGGGGGGAGCCTGCCACCGCACCTCCTTCCCGGACTTCGCCGATGTGCAGCGTGCCATCGGCGCCCGTATGGCGGAGGACATCTGA
- a CDS encoding aminotransferase class III-fold pyridoxal phosphate-dependent enzyme has product MNELATAPLTGLSAPGHEARSTGSAVGPRFTSGHGPWLYADDGTRWFDGTSGSGAATLGHQHPEVTAAAIAQIGRLTHTGCKLMSDVRAGLTARIAGIAPYHDPAVLPTATGAEAVEAALKIARAATGHRAVLSFRYGYHGKTAGALGLTWRAEFKSFSALPRDTVVTADLPDPRRPGPVDAAAFAAGLSAALDRADRLGGTAAVVLEPVQVTEGVLAVPPALLDEIARQAGERGALFVLDEIYTGLGRAGRLFAAELLVRPPDLTLLGKTLGNGFPIAAVVGERETVDALPPGVQTSTFSGHPVSCAAAGAVLDTVVREDLAGEARVLGARLAADLGALAAGNPRLAAPRAIGALAAFDCVGADGRPDPAAARRVLAAASERRLLLFGGGPEGATVKIVPPALLATDEYLFLIETLHASVTAAGSC; this is encoded by the coding sequence ATGAACGAGCTCGCGACCGCCCCCCTCACCGGCCTGTCCGCGCCCGGCCACGAGGCCCGCTCCACCGGGAGCGCCGTCGGGCCCCGGTTCACCTCGGGGCACGGGCCCTGGCTCTACGCCGACGACGGCACCCGCTGGTTCGACGGCACCTCGGGCAGCGGCGCGGCCACCCTCGGCCACCAGCACCCGGAGGTCACCGCCGCCGCCATCGCCCAGATCGGGCGGCTCACCCACACCGGGTGCAAGCTGATGTCCGACGTACGGGCCGGGCTCACCGCCCGGATCGCCGGGATCGCCCCCTACCACGACCCGGCGGTGCTGCCCACCGCGACCGGGGCCGAGGCGGTGGAGGCGGCACTGAAGATCGCCCGCGCGGCCACCGGCCACCGGGCGGTGCTGAGCTTCCGCTACGGCTACCACGGGAAGACCGCCGGGGCGCTGGGGCTGACCTGGCGGGCGGAGTTCAAGTCGTTCAGCGCGCTGCCGCGCGACACCGTGGTCACCGCCGACCTGCCCGACCCCCGGCGTCCGGGCCCGGTGGACGCCGCCGCGTTCGCGGCCGGTCTGTCCGCCGCGCTGGACCGGGCCGACCGGCTCGGCGGCACCGCCGCCGTGGTGCTGGAACCGGTCCAGGTCACCGAGGGGGTACTGGCGGTCCCGCCCGCGCTGCTGGACGAGATCGCCCGGCAGGCCGGGGAACGCGGCGCGCTGTTCGTGCTGGACGAGATCTACACCGGCCTCGGCCGGGCCGGGCGGCTGTTCGCGGCCGAGCTGCTGGTCCGGCCGCCGGACCTGACGCTGCTCGGCAAGACCCTCGGCAACGGCTTCCCGATCGCGGCCGTGGTCGGCGAACGGGAGACCGTGGACGCGCTGCCGCCGGGCGTGCAGACCTCCACCTTCTCCGGGCACCCGGTCTCCTGCGCCGCCGCCGGCGCGGTGCTGGACACCGTGGTCCGCGAGGACCTGGCCGGGGAGGCCCGGGTGCTCGGCGCGCGGCTCGCGGCCGACCTCGGCGCGCTCGCCGCCGGGAACCCCCGGCTGGCGGCCCCGCGCGCGATCGGCGCGCTCGCCGCCTTCGACTGCGTCGGCGCGGACGGGCGGCCCGACCCGGCGGCGGCCCGACGGGTGCTCGCGGCGGCCTCGGAGCGGCGGCTGCTGCTGTTCGGCGGCGGCCCCGAGGGGGCCACCGTGAAGATCGTCCCCCCGGCGCTGCTGGCCACCGACGAGTACCTGTTCCTGATCGAGACCCTGCACGCCTCCGTCACCGCCGCTGGGAGCTGTTGA
- a CDS encoding oxidoreductase, whose amino-acid sequence MNAVPTRVSAPAPAADTVLSARRLVADGFAVPSAEWVQHGPPGRGELRLRADWSLVSPGTELHYLDRSARTGERFPLGYCSAGTVDAVGPGVTGFAPGNRVIAMGWGEAVHGDVAVVPYRLCRRVPSDLPLRAAVVAGLGATAVHAVDRATLAPGDEVAVVGAGMVGQLVAQTAAAHVRRVTLLDLRPDRLRGAAALGLATAVGPEFLAAEAEPPTGGGRCVFLCGTGESSDTVAAAARWAARAPGRPRLVGVGRFSARIDFSVELGNVDIRFAARCGAGYRDAGYARGLTELAPPPGEGTVTENLQRALDLIGEGVVTPGRMGLPEYPLDRAAEAYQELRRRPAHPAALFRYHTTEGSTAP is encoded by the coding sequence GTGAACGCCGTCCCCACCCGGGTCTCCGCACCCGCCCCGGCCGCCGACACGGTGCTCTCCGCCCGGCGGCTGGTGGCCGACGGCTTCGCCGTGCCCAGCGCCGAGTGGGTCCAGCACGGACCGCCCGGGCGCGGCGAGTTGCGGCTGCGCGCCGACTGGAGCCTGGTCAGCCCGGGCACCGAACTGCACTACCTGGACCGGTCCGCGCGCACCGGCGAGCGGTTCCCGCTCGGCTACTGCTCGGCCGGGACCGTGGACGCGGTCGGCCCCGGCGTGACCGGTTTCGCCCCGGGGAACCGGGTGATCGCGATGGGCTGGGGCGAGGCGGTCCACGGCGACGTGGCCGTCGTCCCGTACCGGCTGTGCCGCCGGGTGCCGAGCGACCTGCCGTTGCGCGCGGCCGTGGTCGCCGGGCTCGGCGCCACCGCGGTGCACGCGGTGGACCGGGCGACCCTGGCCCCGGGCGACGAGGTGGCCGTGGTCGGCGCCGGGATGGTGGGCCAGCTGGTCGCCCAGACCGCCGCCGCGCACGTCCGCCGGGTCACCCTGCTGGACCTGCGGCCGGACCGGCTGCGCGGCGCCGCCGCGCTGGGCCTGGCCACCGCCGTCGGACCGGAGTTCCTGGCGGCCGAGGCGGAGCCGCCGACCGGCGGCGGCCGGTGCGTGTTCCTCTGCGGCACCGGCGAGTCCAGTGACACCGTGGCCGCCGCCGCCCGCTGGGCGGCCCGCGCCCCGGGGCGGCCCCGGCTGGTCGGTGTCGGACGCTTCAGCGCCCGGATCGACTTCAGCGTCGAACTGGGCAATGTCGACATCCGCTTCGCCGCCCGCTGCGGGGCCGGCTACCGGGACGCCGGATACGCGCGCGGACTCACCGAACTGGCGCCGCCCCCGGGCGAGGGCACCGTCACCGAGAACCTGCAGCGGGCGCTCGACCTGATCGGCGAGGGGGTGGTCACCCCCGGGCGGATGGGCCTGCCCGAGTACCCGCTCGACCGGGCCGCCGAGGCCTACCAGGAGTTGCGGCGGCGGCCGGCCCACCCGGCCGCGCTGTTCCGCTACCACACCACCGAAGGGAGCACCGCGCCGTGA
- a CDS encoding acyl-CoA dehydrogenase family protein, with protein MILLATERDLLERALPGFDERLAALGTDGADDPDSGVVEEFRAAGGGNLLIPAGLGGAGLGCLEGVRLQRAVGSRAPALAVGSTMHHYKVAWLARELDGPVAASVLRRVAAERQLVASCGAEGRVGGSLFTPGIEVSALPDGLRISGTKRPCSLVRSMGLLSLLAAGPEDSAYAGQLVNVLVPADAPGVSRQPFWRNRVLRAAQTDAVVLDGVHVADSMIVPVGLPSHSAQRITSNMLWFQLLITAAYLGVATGQVERLFRLDRGTAGDRIAALAPLESVAAALESAARELDAGRCDDDLLGRVLLTRYTAQRAIAEATDRVLELLGGMAFVTGGEGAEALLASRALAFHPPAESAMREPLDHWLRGDGLVLA; from the coding sequence ATGATTCTGCTGGCGACCGAGCGGGACCTGCTGGAGCGGGCACTGCCGGGGTTCGACGAGCGGCTGGCGGCGCTGGGCACCGACGGCGCGGACGACCCCGACTCCGGCGTGGTCGAGGAGTTCCGCGCCGCCGGGGGCGGGAACCTGCTGATCCCGGCCGGACTCGGCGGCGCCGGGCTCGGCTGCCTGGAGGGGGTGCGGCTGCAACGGGCGGTCGGCAGCCGGGCGCCCGCGCTGGCCGTCGGCTCGACCATGCACCACTACAAAGTGGCTTGGCTCGCCCGGGAGTTGGACGGACCGGTGGCCGCCTCGGTGCTGCGCCGGGTGGCCGCGGAGCGGCAGCTGGTGGCCTCCTGCGGGGCCGAGGGACGGGTCGGCGGCAGCCTGTTCACCCCCGGCATCGAGGTGTCCGCGCTGCCCGACGGACTGCGGATCTCCGGCACCAAGCGGCCCTGCTCGCTGGTGCGTTCGATGGGCCTGCTGTCGCTGCTGGCGGCCGGACCGGAGGACTCGGCGTACGCGGGCCAACTGGTCAACGTGCTGGTCCCGGCCGACGCCCCGGGCGTGAGTCGGCAGCCGTTCTGGCGGAACCGGGTGCTGCGGGCCGCGCAGACCGACGCGGTGGTGCTGGACGGGGTGCACGTGGCCGACTCGATGATCGTCCCGGTGGGCCTGCCCAGCCACTCGGCGCAGCGGATCACGTCCAACATGCTCTGGTTCCAACTCCTGATCACCGCCGCCTACCTGGGCGTCGCCACCGGCCAGGTGGAACGGCTGTTCCGGCTGGACCGGGGCACCGCCGGGGACCGGATCGCCGCCCTGGCGCCGCTGGAGAGCGTCGCCGCGGCGCTGGAGTCGGCGGCCCGCGAACTCGACGCCGGGCGCTGCGACGACGACCTGCTCGGCCGGGTGCTGCTGACCCGCTACACCGCGCAGCGCGCGATCGCCGAGGCCACCGACCGGGTGCTGGAACTCCTGGGCGGGATGGCCTTCGTGACCGGCGGCGAGGGCGCCGAGGCGCTGCTGGCCAGCAGGGCGCTGGCGTTCCACCCACCCGCCGAGAGCGCCATGCGGGAACCGCTCGACCACTGGCTGCGCGGCGACGGACTCGTCCTCGCCTGA
- a CDS encoding Coenzyme F420 hydrogenase/dehydrogenase, beta subunit C-terminal domain codes for MTFHQLQREIIEPGLCTACGACQLACPPDVIGFDGLLPVLTADAWGADDCAGCGDCLAVCPGLDPATPAAEERLFGRTREPAERWTGVFAEVLAGHATEPGLYRASASGGSLTVLLQTALLALGAGVALCMGRDPEEPWRAAPVLVRDPAALVEQSQSTYQLAPYLGALRQVMREEPETGVALTGVACHIQAMRKLQAMDTAAGRWARDRVVLMVEPACSSSTRPEGTATLIRERAEIPLESVVRLRYREGEYPGNIEIRTDDGERHTVAFWQAVRDFAANKTHRCLSCGDWMSGIADVSVSDGDPNIFAASVEQREQHKHGRVFVRTGAGAKAVAEAGARGLLRHTPVELAGLNLGLERKRNRRASYEKSGLPIPNGPIPGHTEELAEIVPDERLIAAPETEASR; via the coding sequence ATGACGTTCCACCAGCTTCAACGCGAGATCATCGAACCCGGCCTGTGCACCGCCTGCGGTGCCTGCCAACTGGCCTGCCCGCCGGACGTCATCGGCTTCGACGGGCTGCTGCCGGTGCTCACCGCGGACGCCTGGGGCGCCGACGACTGCGCCGGCTGCGGGGACTGCCTCGCCGTCTGCCCCGGCCTCGACCCGGCCACCCCGGCGGCCGAGGAGCGGCTCTTCGGCCGGACCCGCGAGCCCGCCGAACGCTGGACCGGGGTCTTCGCCGAGGTCCTCGCCGGACACGCCACCGAACCCGGGCTGTACCGGGCGTCGGCCAGCGGCGGCTCGCTGACCGTGCTGCTGCAGACCGCGCTGCTGGCCCTGGGCGCGGGTGTGGCGCTGTGCATGGGCCGCGACCCGGAGGAGCCCTGGCGCGCCGCGCCGGTCCTGGTCCGGGATCCCGCCGCACTGGTCGAGCAGTCCCAGTCGACCTACCAACTCGCGCCCTACCTGGGCGCGTTGCGGCAGGTCATGCGGGAGGAGCCGGAGACCGGGGTGGCCCTGACCGGGGTGGCCTGCCACATCCAGGCGATGCGCAAGCTCCAGGCGATGGACACCGCGGCCGGCCGCTGGGCGCGGGACCGGGTGGTGCTCATGGTCGAGCCCGCCTGCTCGTCCAGCACCCGGCCGGAGGGCACCGCCACCCTGATCCGGGAGCGGGCGGAGATCCCGCTGGAGTCGGTGGTGCGGCTGCGCTACCGGGAGGGCGAGTACCCCGGGAACATCGAGATCCGCACCGACGACGGGGAGCGCCACACCGTGGCCTTCTGGCAGGCGGTGCGCGACTTCGCGGCCAACAAGACGCACCGCTGCCTGTCCTGCGGGGACTGGATGTCCGGGATCGCCGACGTCAGCGTCAGCGACGGCGACCCGAACATCTTCGCCGCCAGCGTGGAGCAGCGCGAACAGCACAAGCACGGGCGGGTGTTCGTGCGGACCGGGGCCGGGGCGAAGGCGGTGGCCGAGGCGGGTGCCCGGGGGCTGCTGCGGCACACCCCGGTCGAGCTGGCCGGGCTCAACCTGGGCCTGGAACGCAAACGCAACCGCCGTGCCTCGTACGAGAAGTCGGGCCTGCCGATCCCGAACGGACCGATCCCCGGCCACACCGAGGAGCTCGCCGAGATCGTCCCGGACGAGCGGCTGATCGCGGCGCCGGAGACGGAGGCCAGCCGGTGA